The nucleotide sequence CTGTCATTCAGTTTATTCCGAATCAGGCGAAGATTATATGCCAAATAGTCGTCGATGAAATCACCGTCGATATCTGATGTCTGGTAGCGCATAAACATGCCCGATGGCAATATATCACCGGCGATAAAGACGGCACGTGGTATCTCGCTGACTATCAAGTTGAAAAGCTTGTCATAACGCGATAAAAGACCGTGCAGATCGGAAACGAACAAACAGGCAAGCAATTATCTTCTCCCCAATTATGCTTGAATCAGTAACCTTCAGGCTTAAGGATAATACCCTTGTGATTGTGGCCGTTCATCCTGGCCACCAGTGGCGATTTGAACCTGAGATGACGTGTAAACTGCAGGCTCTTGACCGCCTGTTGTCGAGACAGCCATTCCCAGTCGACCATCCCGCCCTTGAAAGTCGAATTGACCGTAAAATAGCCCACCATGAATGAGGTTATATTTTGAAAGAAATGCGTTCCCTGGGAAGGCGTAACCTTGAACCCCTTCATTCCGGTTTCGACGATCACCCGTGCGCCGGAGATCTGATCCCAGGTGACCGGGATACCCAGCCAGGGGTCAGATGATCCCCAGCGTCCCACACCGATCAGCAGGTAGGGCACGCCCTTGCTGAGAAGATCACCGTTAAACCGTCCGACTTCCTCAGCTACTTCGCGCGAACGTCCCCTGTCAAAACCCTCGCGGTCGACCACAACCACATCGCGAATATCCTCGATAACTCCGTTGCCCAAAACAGTCGGCGATTGAACCAAAAGACGGTCTTCCGGGACATCCTCGACATTGAGTTCATCGGCCTCATGAGATTTGACCAGGGGACGTATCTGTAAAAAGGCGAATTCCTTCTTCATTCCCGGAGGCGTACTGAGGTTGACGGCAAATTCGATTTCAACCGGTGAATTCATTCCCCAGCTCCCCATTTCCATTATGAGGCTCAGAATCTGTGGAAGTGGAAAAATATCGGTCTGGAGAATCGGCGCGAATGTAACCAGCCGCACACCCCGCCGGGACAATCCGATCGTAATCGTATCATTATCCGGCGAATAAGTCGATCCCACATAATTTAATGTGCCGTCCTGCTCTGCAGTCTTCAGATTGAAACGACGAAGTCTGAGTTCCGGGCGGTTTTCTGTAGTTTCATCCGAATCCTCCATTTCCAGCGCATAAAACTCTTTCTGTGTATAACTCAGGGTGTCCTCGACATTGGAGAATTGGAGCACATGCCGTGGATAGCGTGGACAGAAACGAACCACCTCCTCACCCTCGACAATCATCCCCCCCAGTCCGAGAGCCATCGCTGTGATTCCATCGGAAGCTGACATTGGAGGAGTCGGGTAAAAGTTGTGTGAACGCAGAACCCCGGCAAAATCGGGATAGAATCTCTGGCCGTGCTTGAAGCCGACAAGTTTCTGGATTATGACCGCCATCTTCTCTTCCTCTAGGCGGTACGGTGTAGCTTTGATATAGCCTTTAGCGAGATGACAGAAAGTCGAGGCATACACGAGCTTAATCGCGCTTAACAACTGCTTGAGGCGGATTTCCAGGTTGATATTGATATTGGGCAACATATATGTCGCGTAAATGCCGGCAAACGGCAGGTAGCGTGAATCCTCCAGAAGCGAGGATGATCTGACTGCCAGCGGGTCCTCAACCAGTTCCAGAAACTGACGTAACTGGCGGATAATATCCTGCGGGAAATCGGCA is from Candidatus Zixiibacteriota bacterium and encodes:
- a CDS encoding response regulator encodes the protein MRYRIRDILLVSSLYDSFILEEDGHLYEMILSGYHEFNLSQAPRLTRVSNGSEAIEMAREKGRFDMIVTTLNLGDMQALELARKIKEINPDLPIVLLTYENRELNELISNYDVSDFEKVFIWQGDYRILLSIIKFVEDRYNVAEDIANAGVQCLIVIEDNVNFYSSFLPIIYTELFQHSQGLIAEGINISDKLLRMRARPKILLCSCYEEAWQYYQKYEEYVLGVISDVEFPRKGKVDRRAGITFAQAVKSSHFDIPVLLQTDSPEYRKIAEEKGFSLIYKSSDTLLSDLKRFMTDSLSFGDFIFRMPDGYEVDRASDLRTLERKLENIPAESLRFHAERNHFSNWLKTRTEFYLAHKLRPRRVSDYDSIEKLREHLINSLREFRRERHLGSISDFDPDTFHSTANFARIGRGSLGGKARGLAFANTLIANFKISKLFKNINIGIPLSVVIGTDVFDRFLQDNELRKFAMHEANDDIIRKRFLDADFPQDIIRQLRQFLELVEDPLAVRSSSLLEDSRYLPFAGIYATYMLPNININLEIRLKQLLSAIKLVYASTFCHLAKGYIKATPYRLEEEKMAVIIQKLVGFKHGQRFYPDFAGVLRSHNFYPTPPMSASDGITAMALGLGGMIVEGEEVVRFCPRYPRHVLQFSNVEDTLSYTQKEFYALEMEDSDETTENRPELRLRRFNLKTAEQDGTLNYVGSTYSPDNDTITIGLSRRGVRLVTFAPILQTDIFPLPQILSLIMEMGSWGMNSPVEIEFAVNLSTPPGMKKEFAFLQIRPLVKSHEADELNVEDVPEDRLLVQSPTVLGNGVIEDIRDVVVVDREGFDRGRSREVAEEVGRFNGDLLSKGVPYLLIGVGRWGSSDPWLGIPVTWDQISGARVIVETGMKGFKVTPSQGTHFFQNITSFMVGYFTVNSTFKGGMVDWEWLSRQQAVKSLQFTRHLRFKSPLVARMNGHNHKGIILKPEGY